One part of the Cyclobacteriaceae bacterium genome encodes these proteins:
- the murG gene encoding undecaprenyldiphospho-muramoylpentapeptide beta-N-acetylglucosaminyltransferase, with product MKSNQPYRLIISGGGTGGHIFPAVAIANEFKERHPDAEILFVGAQGRMEMTRVPEAGYKIIGLWISGLQRSLKLSNLLFPVKLVVSYIRAMMIVKEYKPHIVIGTGGYASGPIMMAATRLGIPSVVQEQNSFAGLANKQVAKRVSKVCVAYEGMEKYFPKHKLVLTGNPVRKDILDVNGKRERALNQFGFDTGTKTLLIIGGSLGARTINESILKGIEKLIDAQIQVIWQTGKGYYTNCRASLEKYDLRRIRVYDFLKEMDLAYAAADVVISRAGALAVSELCVTGKACILVPSPNVAEDHQTKNAKALADRNAALIVTDKEAGIKLVEEALKLLFDDQLTAKLKGNINLMAKPNATRDIVNEIEKLIGADDMPAKKSNSGQPLTMLVN from the coding sequence TTGAAAAGTAACCAACCATATCGACTAATCATCAGTGGAGGCGGAACGGGCGGGCATATTTTCCCCGCAGTGGCCATTGCTAATGAGTTTAAGGAGCGTCATCCAGATGCGGAGATACTCTTTGTGGGTGCCCAGGGGCGTATGGAGATGACACGTGTTCCGGAAGCGGGCTATAAGATTATTGGTTTGTGGATAAGTGGTTTACAACGTTCATTGAAATTATCAAACCTGTTATTCCCGGTTAAATTGGTGGTAAGCTACATCCGCGCCATGATGATCGTGAAGGAATATAAACCTCATATCGTAATTGGAACAGGCGGTTATGCCAGTGGCCCGATAATGATGGCTGCCACACGGTTGGGAATTCCTTCGGTTGTTCAGGAGCAAAATTCATTTGCAGGATTGGCCAACAAGCAAGTAGCAAAACGTGTGAGTAAAGTGTGTGTGGCATATGAGGGCATGGAGAAATATTTTCCAAAGCATAAACTTGTGCTTACCGGCAACCCGGTTCGTAAAGATATTCTTGATGTGAACGGAAAGCGTGAGCGTGCCTTGAATCAATTCGGATTTGATACCGGTACTAAAACGCTGTTGATCATAGGCGGAAGCCTGGGTGCACGAACCATCAATGAAAGCATTTTAAAGGGCATTGAAAAGTTGATTGATGCACAAATACAAGTTATCTGGCAAACGGGTAAAGGATACTATACAAACTGCCGGGCAAGTCTTGAGAAATACGATTTAAGAAGAATTCGGGTATATGACTTTTTAAAAGAAATGGACCTGGCCTATGCCGCAGCTGATGTTGTGATCTCCCGTGCAGGAGCGCTAGCCGTATCAGAACTATGTGTTACCGGTAAGGCCTGCATACTGGTTCCATCACCCAACGTAGCAGAAGATCACCAAACAAAAAATGCAAAAGCCCTGGCCGATCGGAATGCCGCTTTAATCGTAACCGATAAAGAAGCCGGTATAAAATTGGTGGAAGAAGCGTTGAAGCTACTGTTTGATGATCAACTAACTGCAAAACTGAAAGGGAATATAAACCTGATGGCCAAACCAAATGCCACACGCGATATCGTAAATGAAATCGAAAAATTGATTGGTGCTGATGATATGCCGGCTAAGAAAAGCAACAGCGGTCAGCCTTTAACCATGTTAGTGAATTGA
- a CDS encoding transpeptidase family protein: protein MNIKKSILLRVRVAFLFVLLFAIAVVVKISHIQMVEGEKWVQMGEQISFDYKKVKATRGNIYSDNGSLLATSLPFYKVAFDATLPNEKVFKEGVDSLARKLASYYRDKSYLDYKRILIDARTSGKQYIIVNRKQISYQDKKMMTEWPIFREGRLRGGVIFEKVDIRYRPFANLSKRTIGFVNENEKGAGLEYSFNDQLSGQDGYAYYQKIAGGVWKPVFDTENVKAINGLDIQTTLDINLQDVSETALHKAMMQHNADDGLVVVMEVKTGAVKAIANLSSDGRGNFYEKFNYATGGLFEPGSTFKLITMIALLEDSNMELSDSIDTGNGEFKFYKNTVRDHEKGGLGKITVRQAFEHSSNVAMARLADKNFGLRPQKFMDHVERLKIHQPLGIQITGEPHPKFKWPGQKGWSGISLPWMAYGYGIEITPLHTLAMYNAVANNGKMIRPVFVESVKRADREKENYETDVIVSKICSDKTLNKVKLLLEGVVENGTAKGIKGTHYRIAGKTGTAQILENGKYTKKYITSFVGYFPAHAPKYSAIVLIKNPRGWHQYGSNVAAPVFKEIADNIYSRDINLQLAMEKKYVEPGVFPVIRAGNQEELTMLCNVLGISNHSSSEEDWVRSSINGNSISWKKNTIGQGIVPDVEGMTFRDALYLLEQAGLKVIYEGKGRVKSQSITAGGKVSKGDRIYIQLG, encoded by the coding sequence GTGAATATTAAGAAATCGATATTACTGCGTGTTCGTGTAGCCTTTTTGTTTGTGCTGTTGTTTGCCATTGCTGTGGTGGTGAAAATCAGCCACATACAAATGGTTGAAGGAGAGAAGTGGGTGCAAATGGGCGAGCAGATTTCTTTTGACTATAAGAAAGTTAAAGCTACCCGTGGTAACATCTATTCGGATAATGGAAGTTTACTGGCAACCTCCCTGCCTTTTTATAAGGTTGCTTTTGATGCCACCCTTCCAAACGAAAAAGTATTTAAAGAAGGTGTTGATTCTCTGGCGCGCAAACTGGCTTCATACTATAGAGATAAGTCTTACCTCGACTATAAGCGTATTCTCATTGATGCCCGCACATCGGGCAAGCAGTACATCATTGTTAATCGTAAGCAAATCAGCTATCAGGATAAAAAAATGATGACTGAATGGCCAATCTTTCGTGAAGGTCGCTTGCGTGGAGGCGTAATTTTTGAAAAAGTGGATATCCGGTATCGTCCGTTTGCTAACCTGAGTAAGCGCACTATTGGTTTTGTAAATGAAAACGAAAAAGGTGCCGGACTGGAATACAGTTTTAATGATCAGCTAAGCGGTCAGGATGGCTATGCGTACTATCAGAAAATTGCGGGTGGGGTTTGGAAACCGGTTTTTGATACTGAAAACGTAAAAGCCATTAATGGCCTGGATATTCAGACAACATTAGACATCAACCTTCAGGATGTTTCCGAAACGGCATTGCATAAGGCGATGATGCAGCACAATGCTGATGATGGGCTGGTGGTGGTGATGGAAGTAAAAACTGGCGCTGTTAAAGCCATTGCCAACCTGAGCAGTGATGGCCGTGGAAACTTTTACGAAAAATTCAATTATGCTACCGGTGGGTTGTTTGAGCCGGGCTCCACATTCAAGTTAATTACTATGATTGCCCTGTTGGAAGACAGTAACATGGAGTTGTCGGATAGTATTGATACCGGCAATGGTGAATTTAAGTTTTATAAAAACACCGTTCGCGATCATGAAAAGGGTGGCCTTGGAAAAATAACTGTTCGTCAGGCATTCGAGCATTCATCCAACGTAGCCATGGCCAGGCTGGCCGATAAAAATTTTGGTTTACGCCCACAGAAATTCATGGATCATGTTGAACGTTTGAAAATCCATCAACCCTTGGGTATTCAGATAACGGGTGAGCCTCACCCTAAATTCAAATGGCCCGGACAAAAAGGTTGGAGTGGTATCAGTTTACCGTGGATGGCGTATGGCTATGGAATTGAAATCACGCCCTTACATACCTTGGCTATGTACAATGCAGTTGCCAATAATGGAAAAATGATCAGGCCTGTTTTTGTGGAGTCTGTAAAACGGGCTGATCGCGAAAAGGAAAATTATGAGACCGATGTGATTGTAAGCAAAATTTGTTCTGACAAAACCTTGAATAAGGTTAAGCTTTTGCTCGAGGGTGTGGTGGAGAACGGCACAGCTAAAGGAATAAAGGGAACACACTATCGTATTGCTGGAAAAACCGGAACGGCTCAAATTCTGGAGAATGGTAAGTATACCAAGAAGTACATCACATCTTTTGTTGGTTATTTCCCGGCACATGCACCAAAGTATTCAGCTATTGTGCTGATTAAAAATCCACGTGGCTGGCATCAATACGGAAGTAATGTAGCCGCCCCGGTCTTTAAAGAAATTGCCGACAACATTTATTCCCGCGACATCAACCTGCAATTGGCGATGGAGAAAAAATATGTTGAGCCCGGTGTATTTCCGGTTATCCGCGCAGGTAATCAGGAGGAGTTAACCATGCTTTGTAATGTGCTCGGCATTTCAAATCATTCATCTTCTGAGGAAGATTGGGTAAGAAGCTCCATCAATGGCAATTCAATCAGTTGGAAGAAGAATACAATCGGGCAGGGTATTGTGCCCGATGTAGAAGGAATGACTTTTCGTGATGCCCTTTACTTGTTGGAGCAAGCGGGTTTGAAAGTAATATATGAAGGAAAGGGAAGGGTAAAGAGCCAGTCGATTACGGCAGGCGGTAAAGTTTCAAAAGGCGACAGAATTTATATACAACTGGGGTAG
- a CDS encoding four helix bundle protein: protein MKNFKKLKIWQKGMELVALTYELAGKLPKEEQFGLKSQTTRAAVSIPSNIAEGSAKNSKKEYVQFLEYSMGSAFELETQVLIIDMLNYGDSELRKRLLLGIDEEQKMIQSFIQKVKIG, encoded by the coding sequence ATGAAAAATTTTAAGAAGCTTAAAATCTGGCAGAAAGGAATGGAGTTGGTGGCTCTGACGTATGAGTTGGCAGGTAAACTTCCGAAAGAGGAGCAATTTGGCTTGAAAAGCCAAACGACTCGGGCGGCAGTTTCAATTCCTTCAAACATTGCAGAAGGCAGTGCAAAAAACAGTAAGAAGGAGTACGTGCAGTTTCTGGAGTATTCAATGGGATCTGCTTTTGAACTGGAGACTCAGGTATTGATAATTGACATGCTGAATTATGGGGATAGTGAGTTGAGAAAAAGGTTGCTTTTGGGTATAGATGAAGAGCAAAAAATGATTCAATCATTTATACAAAAAGTAAAGATTGGATGA
- the murD gene encoding UDP-N-acetylmuramoyl-L-alanine--D-glutamate ligase translates to MNERVVILGAGESGTGAALLAKAKGYEVFVSDQGAIKDNYRDDLIRNKIEFEEGKHSEEKVLNATLIIKSPGIPEKAEIIKKIKAKGIEIIDEIEFGFRFIHGKVIAITGTNGKTTTTLLTYHLLKAAGFNVALAGNVGESLARKVAHGNHDWYVLEISSFQLDGTKTFKPAIGILLNITPDHLDRYEYKMENYVASKFRIMQNMDAADHFIYYADDTVIASALRTQRPTPHLVTISLKDKNQVYYDGAVMQFGFDESFSVEQSDTTLKGPHNLINTMAAVSAAHLAGAKLKSIREGLKTFRNAPHRLEHVGTINGVDFINDSKATNVDSVVYALGSYNQPLIWIAGGIDKGNDYNLIKDDVSKKVKTLICLGTENEKLRSFFGGVVKNILETQNVSALVRMALQEAKPGDVVLLSPACASFDLFKNYEDRGDQFRKAVQELKKEVENQLV, encoded by the coding sequence ATGAACGAAAGGGTAGTCATATTAGGCGCTGGAGAAAGCGGAACAGGAGCAGCCTTGCTGGCAAAAGCAAAAGGTTACGAAGTCTTTGTGTCTGATCAGGGTGCGATAAAGGATAACTATCGCGATGACCTGATCCGGAATAAAATCGAGTTTGAAGAGGGTAAGCATTCTGAAGAAAAAGTTTTAAACGCAACATTAATAATAAAGAGTCCCGGTATTCCGGAGAAAGCTGAAATCATCAAAAAGATAAAAGCAAAAGGAATTGAAATCATTGATGAGATTGAGTTTGGATTCCGGTTTATCCATGGAAAGGTAATTGCCATTACCGGTACCAATGGAAAAACAACCACTACGTTACTTACTTATCATTTACTAAAAGCTGCAGGTTTTAATGTTGCGCTTGCCGGTAATGTAGGCGAAAGCCTGGCGCGCAAAGTAGCCCACGGCAATCACGATTGGTATGTGCTGGAGATCAGCAGTTTCCAGTTGGACGGCACAAAAACCTTCAAGCCTGCTATTGGCATCTTACTAAACATTACACCCGATCACCTCGATCGCTACGAGTATAAAATGGAGAATTATGTAGCCTCTAAATTCCGCATCATGCAGAATATGGATGCTGCTGATCACTTCATCTACTATGCTGATGATACCGTGATTGCTTCAGCGCTGAGAACTCAAAGGCCAACCCCACATTTGGTGACTATTAGTTTGAAGGATAAGAATCAGGTTTACTACGATGGAGCGGTAATGCAATTTGGTTTTGATGAAAGTTTCAGTGTTGAACAATCCGACACCACACTTAAAGGACCGCATAACCTCATCAATACGATGGCTGCAGTTTCGGCTGCTCATTTGGCTGGCGCAAAGCTTAAATCTATTCGTGAAGGATTGAAGACATTCAGGAATGCTCCTCACCGACTGGAACACGTGGGTACAATAAATGGTGTTGATTTTATTAATGACTCAAAAGCCACAAATGTCGATTCGGTTGTATATGCACTCGGCAGCTACAATCAACCACTTATCTGGATTGCCGGTGGTATTGATAAGGGCAATGACTACAATCTTATTAAAGATGACGTAAGCAAGAAGGTTAAAACACTTATCTGCCTCGGAACAGAAAACGAGAAGCTCAGGAGTTTTTTTGGTGGTGTGGTAAAAAACATTCTTGAAACGCAAAATGTTTCAGCGCTTGTTCGCATGGCACTGCAGGAAGCTAAGCCTGGTGATGTTGTGTTACTATCACCCGCCTGTGCAAGTTTTGATTTGTTTAAGAATTATGAGGACAGGGGTGACCAGTTTCGTAAAGCAGTTCAAGAATTAAAGAAGGAAGTTGAAAATCAATTGGTATGA
- the mraZ gene encoding division/cell wall cluster transcriptional repressor MraZ, translating into MTFFTSEYESKLDAKGRLVLPARVKAQLPASPSGGPEGDSELVLRRGFERCLILYPMVEFKKVFSKISGLSEFNEEYRTLQRNFFSGTATVELDGNGRFLLPKNMLTYAQLEKDVMLVGMGNKVEIWNPTLYEKHLIADPSELSKLAQKYLDH; encoded by the coding sequence ATGACCTTTTTCACCAGTGAATATGAAAGTAAGCTCGATGCCAAAGGCAGATTGGTTCTGCCTGCGCGCGTAAAGGCTCAACTGCCTGCCAGTCCGTCAGGCGGGCCCGAAGGGGATAGTGAGCTTGTATTGCGCAGGGGGTTTGAGCGTTGCCTCATACTCTATCCCATGGTGGAATTCAAGAAGGTGTTCTCAAAAATTTCCGGATTGAGCGAGTTTAACGAGGAGTACCGCACGCTTCAGCGCAACTTTTTCAGTGGCACGGCCACGGTTGAGCTTGATGGCAACGGTCGTTTTTTACTTCCCAAAAACATGCTCACCTATGCCCAACTCGAAAAAGATGTGATGCTGGTAGGAATGGGCAACAAAGTTGAAATCTGGAATCCCACACTCTACGAGAAACACCTGATCGCAGACCCAAGTGAGTTGTCGAAACTGGCGCAGAAATACTTAGACCATTAG
- the rsmH gene encoding 16S rRNA (cytosine(1402)-N(4))-methyltransferase RsmH has product MTSNLKLETHGYHKPVMLKECIDALKINPEGTYVDATFGGGGHSLAMLEHIKGGRLIAFDQDEDAQREATKITHRSFTFCHANFRHLKRFLKLNGVTKVNGILADLGISSHQIDEPTRGFSTRYDGPLDMRMDKNGPVTAAKVVSEYDEAALHKILGMYGEVKNARTVAKAIVQERATKKITRTEDLRQLLSRFAPRGKENKYFAQVFQALRIEVNNEMQALEDFLHQAGEVIEPGGRLVVMSYHSLEDRMVKNFINKGKVYGEVEKDFYGNVLKPFEAVNRKPIEASEEEIEQNKRARSAKLRIAEKK; this is encoded by the coding sequence ATGACTAGCAACTTGAAACTCGAAACTCATGGCTATCACAAGCCGGTAATGTTAAAAGAGTGCATTGATGCACTAAAGATAAACCCCGAAGGAACGTACGTAGATGCGACTTTCGGTGGTGGCGGACATAGTCTGGCTATGTTGGAACACATAAAAGGCGGTCGGTTGATCGCTTTCGATCAGGATGAAGATGCCCAGCGTGAGGCAACAAAAATCACGCACCGTTCTTTCACATTCTGTCACGCCAACTTCAGGCACCTCAAACGGTTTTTGAAGTTGAATGGAGTAACCAAAGTGAACGGCATACTGGCCGATCTTGGAATTTCTTCTCATCAGATAGATGAACCGACACGCGGCTTTTCAACCCGGTATGATGGCCCGCTGGATATGCGAATGGATAAAAACGGCCCGGTAACCGCTGCCAAAGTGGTAAGCGAATATGATGAGGCAGCGCTGCATAAAATACTGGGCATGTATGGTGAAGTGAAAAATGCCAGAACAGTTGCCAAAGCTATCGTTCAGGAACGTGCAACAAAAAAAATTACACGTACCGAAGATTTAAGACAGTTGCTTAGCCGGTTTGCTCCGCGTGGAAAAGAAAATAAATACTTCGCCCAGGTGTTTCAGGCGTTGCGCATTGAAGTGAATAACGAAATGCAGGCGCTTGAAGATTTTTTGCACCAGGCGGGCGAAGTGATAGAGCCCGGAGGACGATTGGTGGTGATGTCGTACCACTCATTGGAAGACAGGATGGTAAAAAATTTTATTAACAAAGGAAAGGTGTACGGAGAAGTGGAGAAAGATTTTTACGGAAACGTACTCAAACCCTTCGAAGCTGTAAACCGGAAACCGATTGAAGCTTCGGAAGAAGAGATAGAACAAAACAAAAGAGCACGAAGTGCAAAACTTAGAATAGCAGAAAAGAAATAG
- the mraY gene encoding phospho-N-acetylmuramoyl-pentapeptide-transferase has protein sequence MLYYLFDYLDKQFDLMGAGVFKYISFRAGMAAFFSLLITITLGKSLINLLRKKQVGEDIRDLGLEGQIQKKGTPTMGGLIIIAAILVPTLLFARLDNIYVILLIVATIWLGFIGFLDDYIKVFKKDKEGLAGRFKIVGQVGLGLIVGLTLYFSDAVVVREVQPESLASISTLMLFQDEEESQERLLKYKDVKSTKTTIPFLKNNELDYKNVLPFIPDTYTWITYVLVVIIVVTAVSNGANITDGIDGLAAGTSGIIALTLAIFAYLSGRVDFSSYLNIMYIPNLSELVIFTTALVGACLGFLWYNAYPAQVFMGDTGSLTIGGVIAVLALAVRKELLIPVICGIFLIENLSVIIQVSYFKYTKKKYGEGRRIFLMSPLHHHYQKKNLHEAKIVTRFWIVGILLAILSLATLKLR, from the coding sequence ATGCTGTACTATCTATTCGATTATTTAGACAAACAATTCGACCTGATGGGAGCCGGTGTATTTAAGTACATCTCCTTTAGGGCGGGTATGGCTGCATTTTTCTCGTTGCTGATCACCATTACACTAGGAAAGTCCTTAATTAACCTGCTGCGAAAAAAACAAGTAGGTGAAGATATCCGCGACCTCGGCTTGGAAGGTCAAATACAAAAGAAGGGAACCCCGACCATGGGCGGGCTCATTATCATCGCGGCCATTCTGGTGCCTACATTATTGTTTGCACGATTGGATAATATCTATGTGATCCTGCTTATCGTGGCAACAATCTGGTTGGGATTCATCGGATTTCTGGATGATTATATCAAAGTATTTAAAAAGGATAAAGAAGGTCTTGCCGGCCGTTTCAAAATAGTTGGCCAGGTTGGGTTAGGATTAATTGTTGGACTTACCTTATACTTTAGTGATGCTGTTGTTGTGCGTGAGGTGCAACCCGAATCGCTGGCCAGTATCAGCACTTTAATGTTGTTTCAGGATGAGGAGGAAAGCCAGGAGCGTTTACTGAAATACAAAGATGTAAAGTCAACAAAAACAACTATTCCGTTCCTGAAGAATAATGAGCTTGATTATAAAAACGTTCTTCCGTTTATACCCGATACTTATACCTGGATTACCTATGTACTGGTAGTGATTATAGTGGTTACAGCAGTATCAAATGGTGCCAACATTACCGATGGCATAGATGGTTTGGCAGCGGGAACTTCCGGAATCATTGCGCTTACGTTAGCCATTTTCGCGTACCTCTCCGGCCGTGTCGATTTTTCCAGCTACCTCAACATTATGTACATACCCAACCTAAGCGAGTTGGTGATTTTTACAACTGCGTTGGTTGGTGCTTGCCTCGGTTTTCTATGGTACAATGCGTATCCGGCACAGGTATTTATGGGCGATACCGGAAGCTTAACCATTGGCGGAGTGATTGCCGTGCTGGCACTGGCGGTGCGCAAGGAATTATTGATTCCGGTAATCTGCGGAATTTTTCTGATCGAAAATCTTTCAGTGATCATTCAGGTATCATACTTCAAATACACAAAGAAAAAGTATGGAGAAGGCAGAAGAATATTTCTGATGTCGCCTCTGCATCACCATTACCAGAAAAAGAATTTGCATGAAGCTAAAATCGTAACACGGTTTTGGATTGTAGGGATTTTATTGGCCATACTAAGCTTAGCCACATTGAAATTGCGATGA
- a CDS encoding FtsW/RodA/SpoVE family cell cycle protein, with product MNKLKTWADENLQGDRVIWAVVFILSMISILVVYSSIGTLAYKRAVSPEKYLFTHTMHVLIGLTAMWFAHRVDYRYYSRLSRIALWISVPLLIYTFTNGSTINDAARWIQIPIIGSFQPSDFASLALIVNLASMLSKRQQNIDDIKESLIPILFWCGIICGLIALTNMSTAVLLLMTCMLIMFIGRVPSKYLAMLLFVGVLFGSLAFKFGVRGGTVVTRITDFVEYVKGEKELPFQAKHAHIAVATGGVTGKGPGNSDQRNILPHPYSDFVYAILIEEYGMIGGVVVLLLYLVLLHRGMKAAYNSERAFAGLLSAGLSFDIVCQAMINMGVVVGLGPITGQTLPLISMGGTSMVFTGLSLGIILSVSRGERDDVWERKSTGAELKENKNIEAKAA from the coding sequence ATGAATAAACTAAAAACATGGGCTGATGAAAATCTGCAAGGCGATCGAGTGATCTGGGCGGTAGTATTCATCCTATCGATGATCAGCATTTTAGTAGTATATAGCTCCATTGGTACGCTCGCCTACAAGCGTGCGGTAAGTCCTGAAAAATATTTGTTTACGCACACCATGCATGTGCTTATTGGCTTAACAGCCATGTGGTTTGCTCATCGGGTTGATTACCGGTATTATTCTCGTCTTTCACGTATAGCTCTTTGGATTAGTGTACCCCTTTTAATTTACACGTTCACAAACGGCTCTACCATTAATGATGCTGCCCGTTGGATTCAGATTCCGATTATAGGTTCATTCCAGCCTTCTGATTTTGCAAGCCTGGCCTTGATTGTAAACCTGGCCAGCATGCTATCGAAGCGGCAGCAAAACATTGATGACATTAAAGAGTCATTGATTCCTATATTATTCTGGTGTGGAATCATCTGCGGATTGATTGCCTTAACCAATATGTCGACTGCCGTACTGCTGCTCATGACCTGCATGTTAATCATGTTTATCGGCAGGGTTCCTTCAAAGTATCTCGCCATGTTGCTATTTGTTGGTGTTCTGTTTGGGTCTTTGGCGTTTAAGTTTGGTGTACGCGGAGGTACAGTAGTTACTCGTATTACTGATTTTGTTGAGTATGTAAAGGGTGAGAAGGAACTTCCCTTCCAAGCCAAACATGCGCACATTGCTGTGGCTACCGGAGGTGTAACCGGCAAGGGCCCGGGTAACAGTGATCAGCGAAATATTTTACCTCATCCGTATTCTGATTTTGTGTACGCTATTTTGATTGAAGAATATGGAATGATTGGTGGCGTAGTCGTGCTATTACTTTACCTGGTGTTATTGCATCGCGGTATGAAAGCAGCCTATAACAGTGAACGCGCTTTTGCCGGTTTACTCTCCGCGGGATTAAGTTTTGATATCGTCTGTCAGGCCATGATAAACATGGGTGTTGTGGTTGGATTGGGACCGATTACCGGACAAACGTTACCGTTGATCAGTATGGGGGGAACGTCTATGGTGTTTACGGGTTTGTCCCTTGGAATAATATTAAGTGTAAGCCGTGGTGAACGTGATGATGTGTGGGAACGAAAATCAACTGGAGCTGAACTAAAGGAAAATAAGAATATAGAAGCTAAGGCAGCTTAG
- a CDS encoding UDP-N-acetylmuramoyl-L-alanyl-D-glutamate--2,6-diaminopimelate ligase produces MTELKDILYKVSLTSTSGNMDVAVSGICFDSRKVKPGFLFVAVKGTQSDGHQFISKAVDLGASAIVCETLPETLYEKTTYVTVKDSAKSLGIIAANFFGNASQKLKLIGVTGTNGKTTVATLLYKLFGSLGHRCGLISTVEYRIVDQVLPSTHTTPDPVQLNELLKNMVDAGCTYAFMEVSSHAIDQERIAGLKFAGAIFTNITHDHLDYHKTFENYIKAKKKFFDELSGDAFALVNADDKRGMVMLQNTKATKYTFGLKKLTDFKGRMISNTIEGLEMELMNKRIWFKLIGDFNAYNILAVFGAAMLFDQDPDQTLTILSSLHSAPGRFELVLPGSKIIAIVDYAHTPDALKNVLETIKSFRTGNEQVITVVGCGGNRDKTKRPLMASIAVRFSDKVVLTSDNPRDEDPMEIIREMQTGIGPSDARKTLVIADREEAIKTACMMANEKDIILVAGKGHETYQEIKGVKHPFDDREVVERMLKLVNS; encoded by the coding sequence ATGACTGAACTGAAGGATATATTATACAAAGTGTCACTCACCTCAACCTCCGGTAATATGGATGTAGCGGTGAGCGGTATATGCTTTGATTCACGAAAAGTAAAGCCCGGATTTTTATTTGTGGCTGTTAAAGGCACACAGTCGGACGGGCACCAGTTTATTTCAAAAGCGGTGGATTTAGGAGCGAGCGCAATTGTTTGTGAAACTTTACCTGAAACCCTATATGAAAAAACAACCTACGTCACAGTTAAAGATAGCGCGAAATCGCTGGGAATTATTGCTGCTAACTTTTTTGGCAATGCGTCACAAAAATTAAAGCTGATTGGTGTAACCGGTACGAACGGAAAAACAACCGTGGCTACATTGTTGTACAAGTTGTTCGGTTCGTTAGGTCATCGGTGCGGCTTGATTTCCACGGTAGAGTATCGCATTGTTGACCAGGTGTTGCCCTCTACGCATACCACACCTGATCCGGTTCAACTCAATGAACTTCTTAAGAACATGGTGGATGCTGGTTGTACTTACGCCTTTATGGAGGTCAGTTCACATGCCATCGATCAGGAACGCATTGCGGGGTTGAAGTTTGCCGGGGCAATTTTTACCAACATCACCCACGATCACCTGGATTACCATAAGACCTTTGAAAACTATATCAAGGCAAAGAAGAAATTCTTTGATGAATTAAGTGGTGATGCCTTCGCACTTGTAAATGCTGATGATAAACGCGGCATGGTAATGCTTCAAAACACAAAAGCTACCAAGTACACCTTTGGGTTGAAGAAGTTAACCGACTTCAAAGGCAGGATGATCAGCAACACCATTGAGGGCCTGGAAATGGAGCTGATGAACAAACGAATCTGGTTTAAGTTGATTGGTGATTTCAATGCGTATAACATCCTGGCAGTGTTTGGTGCGGCTATGTTATTTGATCAGGATCCTGATCAAACCCTTACCATTCTTTCATCGCTTCATAGTGCGCCCGGCAGGTTTGAGTTGGTTTTACCCGGTTCAAAAATTATTGCCATTGTGGATTATGCTCACACACCCGATGCACTCAAGAATGTACTGGAAACAATTAAATCTTTCCGCACGGGCAATGAGCAGGTGATTACTGTAGTTGGCTGTGGAGGAAATCGTGATAAAACAAAGCGCCCCCTAATGGCCAGTATAGCCGTTCGGTTTAGTGATAAAGTTGTACTCACATCTGATAATCCACGCGATGAAGACCCCATGGAAATCATTCGCGAAATGCAAACCGGAATTGGTCCAAGTGATGCACGCAAAACATTAGTGATAGCCGATCGTGAAGAAGCTATTAAAACCGCCTGCATGATGGCCAATGAAAAGGACATCATACTGGTAGCAGGCAAAGGGCATGAAACGTATCAGGAAATAAAGGGTGTGAAACATCCATTTGACGACAGAGAAGTGGTGGAACGTATGTTAAAACTCGTTAATAGTTAA